In Rhizobium rhododendri, a genomic segment contains:
- a CDS encoding glycosyltransferase family 39 protein, which produces MLAGASHSAVSRSQGLGRSRALHRHLPSWFLTARRRPFGCESIPALATASIDCRRGGRIGYRELSGGRFFVFQTSSDSLSADRWRLAAFGIVGYMLALRLAYLGLLNLLPEEAYYWNFSQHVDIGYLDHPPMAAWTIWLGTNLFGNTAFGVRIRAYLSWIAVAFFLYRFTANLFGKSTAIICIVLTATLPVFFYTGFIMTPDVPLTVAWAGAVYFLERALIADRQQAWWGVGICAGLGMVSKYTIALLGPAALIFLVLDPPARRWLRKPEPYVAAILALALFSPVIYWNAIHGWASFAFQSTQRLEDPAKFSTPSLVASAALLLTPLGLISALGVFVSRRRRSVLAPIADVQARRKLLFITVFTAAPLSVFLAFSFVHQVKLDWTGPVWLAILPAIAAMIFQSGQRSKFEVAINRLCRNAGDLRGFSPLHGRRAATCRSSREHPHASRRLGRVRP; this is translated from the coding sequence TTGCTCGCAGGCGCCAGCCACTCCGCGGTCTCCAGGAGCCAAGGTCTCGGCAGAAGCCGTGCGCTTCATCGCCATCTGCCTTCTTGGTTTCTGACTGCGAGGAGGCGTCCTTTCGGATGCGAGTCAATTCCTGCACTGGCCACCGCTAGCATCGATTGTCGCCGGGGCGGGCGCATCGGCTATCGTGAGCTATCTGGGGGGCGATTTTTTGTTTTTCAAACTTCTTCGGATTCTCTGTCAGCCGATCGCTGGCGGCTGGCCGCCTTCGGCATAGTCGGCTATATGCTGGCCTTGCGGCTGGCCTACCTTGGGCTTTTGAACCTTCTCCCGGAAGAAGCCTATTATTGGAATTTTTCACAGCACGTCGATATTGGCTACCTCGATCACCCGCCGATGGCCGCATGGACGATCTGGCTCGGCACCAACCTGTTCGGTAACACCGCATTCGGGGTCCGAATCCGAGCCTACCTTTCGTGGATCGCAGTAGCCTTCTTCCTCTACCGGTTCACTGCCAACCTGTTCGGCAAATCCACGGCCATCATTTGCATCGTTCTCACTGCCACGCTCCCCGTTTTTTTCTACACGGGCTTCATAATGACGCCCGACGTGCCTCTGACGGTCGCCTGGGCTGGTGCCGTCTATTTCCTAGAGCGTGCTCTTATCGCCGACAGGCAGCAGGCCTGGTGGGGCGTCGGAATTTGCGCCGGCCTTGGAATGGTTTCCAAATACACGATCGCGCTTCTTGGTCCCGCAGCGCTGATCTTTCTCGTCCTCGACCCCCCGGCGCGCCGCTGGCTCAGGAAGCCCGAGCCCTATGTTGCCGCCATCCTCGCCTTGGCACTGTTTTCTCCCGTGATCTACTGGAACGCCATTCATGGGTGGGCTTCATTTGCGTTTCAGAGCACCCAGCGGCTGGAAGACCCTGCAAAGTTTTCAACGCCGTCTTTGGTGGCAAGCGCTGCACTCTTGCTGACACCGCTTGGGCTGATCTCCGCGCTAGGCGTCTTCGTATCACGTCGCCGCCGGTCCGTTCTCGCCCCGATCGCCGACGTCCAAGCTCGCAGAAAGCTGCTCTTCATCACGGTGTTCACCGCAGCACCTTTGTCCGTCTTCTTGGCATTCAGCTTCGTGCATCAGGTCAAGCTCGACTGGACAGGCCCCGTCTGGTTGGCGATTCTGCCGGCCATAGCCGCCATGATCTTCCAGTCGGGCCAGCGTTCCAAGTTCGAGGTCGCGATCAACAGGCTGTGTAGGAACGCTGGCGATTTACGCGGTTTTTCTCCACTACATGGTCGTCGGGCTGCCACTTGTCGGTCATCTCGGGAACATCCGCACGCTTCCCGTCGCTTGGGACGCGTTCGGCCATAA